In Acinetobacter wanghuae, the sequence ACTAAGTCTTGACGAACATATTCACCGAGTTCGAAATCAGGTGTCATCTGAATGGCAGTCGTTGGACATGCTTCTTCACACATACCGCAGAAAATACAACGTGAGAAGTTAATACGGAAGAATTCCGGATACCAACGACCATCTTCTTTTTCTGCTTTTTGTAGTGAGATACAGCCGACAGGACAAGCAACCGCACAGAGGTTACATGCCACACAGCGTTCCTCGCCATCTGGGTCACGTGTCAATACAATACGACCACGGAAACGTGGTGGCACGATATCTTCAGCTTTCACTTCCGGATATAAAATGGTGTCACGTTTGCGCGTTGCATGGCTAAACACCATAAACAACGAACGAACGATTGACCCGAATCCAGCTAGAAATTTAAACATTTTGTTCTCCCTGCTGTCTTAGGCCGTATGATTCATCAGAATCACAGCACCAGTCACCAAAAGGTTAACCAACGCGAGTGGCAAGCAAATTTTCCAACCAAAGTTCATCACTTGGTCATAACGTGGACGCATTAAAGAACCACGCGCCAATACAAACATCATTACAAAGAATGCTGTTTTGATAATGAACCAGAATGCAGGTGGAATGAACGAAAGTTCAAGGTTAAATGGCGCAAGCCAACCACCGAAGAATAAGGTCACGATTAAAGCAGAGATGAGAACTACGTTGACGTATTCGGCAACGAAGAACATACCCCATTTCATACCACCGTATTCGACATGGTAACCTTCCGCCAATTCTTGTTCCGCTTCTGGTTGGTCAAATGGGTGACGATGCGTTACCGCAACACCCGCAACCATGAAGATAAGGAAACCTAAGAACTGAGGAACCACAAACCATACATCACGTTGTGCTTCTACAATTTCACGCATGTTGAATGAGCCTGCAATTGCAACCACACCCATCAAGGAAATACCCAAGAACACTTCATAAGAAATGGTTTGAGCAGCAGAACGTAGACCACCGAGTAATGCATATTTGTTATTTGATGACCAACCACCAAACAATACTGCATACACAGCAAGACCCGCCATTGCCATAAAGAACAACAGACCAATGCTCATGTCCGAAACACCTAAGTATGGTGAAACCGGAATAACCATAAACGACAATACCGCAGTTGCCATCGCAACTGCAGGTGCCATACGGAAGGTTAATTTGTCAGCAAATTTTGGTGTCCAGTCTTCTTTGAACATGATTTTGAGCATGTCGGCAACGATCTGGAAAATACCACCCGGACCTACACGGTTCGGACCGTAACGGTCTTGCCACAAACCTAAAAGACGACGTTCAATAAAAGACATCAACGCAGCGATCAATACCACAACCAGTAAGATCACAATTGCTTGCAGAACTGAATAGGCGATTGGCCAGTTTTCAGCCCAAAGCGGCGTTTGACGGATTAATTCTTGTTCCATGAATTACACTCCTACCGCGACTGATACAGGCTCTGCAAGAGATACCGTTGGTGCTAGACCAATTGGGTAACCAATATAACCTGTTGGTAAATATTCAATCACTTGCACTGGAAGAACGATTGAAGCCTCACCTGCTTTCACAGTGATTTTTTGACCGTCTGTTAAGTTCAAGCGTGTTGCATCTTGTTCACCGACTGCAAAGACCGCTTCAGGAATACGCGATTCCATGGCTGGTGTTTTCAGGGTAAATTCGCCAGACGCGAAGATGTGGTGCATTGGCACTAAGCGGAAGCTTTCAGCGTTTACAAGTACAGGCGCAGGTGCGACATAGCTACGTGCAGGACGTTTTGCCAAACGATCAAATAAACGAATACCTGAATCACCACCTTTCAATGAACCGCCCACTGTTTCTTGGAATTTATTCCAAGCTTGTGGTGAGTTCCAACCCGCAGACCATGCAAATGGTACAAGCGCAGACGGTGTTTGATTACCGACATAACC encodes:
- the nuoI gene encoding NADH-quinone oxidoreductase subunit NuoI, which produces MFKFLAGFGSIVRSLFMVFSHATRKRDTILYPEVKAEDIVPPRFRGRIVLTRDPDGEERCVACNLCAVACPVGCISLQKAEKEDGRWYPEFFRINFSRCIFCGMCEEACPTTAIQMTPDFELGEYVRQDLVYEKEHLLISGPGKYPDYNFYRVTGMAVAGKDKGQAQRESAPVDVRSLLP
- the nuoH gene encoding NADH-quinone oxidoreductase subunit NuoH — protein: MEQELIRQTPLWAENWPIAYSVLQAIVILLVVVLIAALMSFIERRLLGLWQDRYGPNRVGPGGIFQIVADMLKIMFKEDWTPKFADKLTFRMAPAVAMATAVLSFMVIPVSPYLGVSDMSIGLLFFMAMAGLAVYAVLFGGWSSNNKYALLGGLRSAAQTISYEVFLGISLMGVVAIAGSFNMREIVEAQRDVWFVVPQFLGFLIFMVAGVAVTHRHPFDQPEAEQELAEGYHVEYGGMKWGMFFVAEYVNVVLISALIVTLFFGGWLAPFNLELSFIPPAFWFIIKTAFFVMMFVLARGSLMRPRYDQVMNFGWKICLPLALVNLLVTGAVILMNHTA